The following proteins are co-located in the Lacticaseibacillus paracasei subsp. paracasei genome:
- a CDS encoding DUF1827 family protein, translated as MKLIQNPIRLNASLHKMLPNTMRYLYNRKPVKFFELYTLGSVHVYYVEGFDQVDVVLTHDKRTIKDAEIDFVLEKLLPDTPKADLKIDHAAKSEIEHEVHRKLKVHDVVIIEKA; from the coding sequence ATGAAGCTGATTCAAAATCCCATTCGGCTTAACGCCAGCTTGCACAAAATGTTACCGAACACAATGCGGTATCTTTATAATCGAAAGCCGGTTAAGTTTTTTGAATTATATACGTTAGGATCTGTTCATGTTTATTACGTTGAAGGATTTGACCAAGTCGATGTCGTCTTGACCCACGACAAACGCACCATTAAAGATGCTGAGATTGATTTTGTCTTGGAAAAACTGTTGCCTGATACGCCTAAAGCTGACCTTAAAATTGACCACGCTGCTAAAAGCGAGATCGAGCACGAGGTTCATCGCAAGTTGAAGGTCCATGATGTTGTGATTATCGAAAAGGCGTAA
- the groL gene encoding chaperonin GroEL (60 kDa chaperone family; promotes refolding of misfolded polypeptides especially under stressful conditions; forms two stacked rings of heptamers to form a barrel-shaped 14mer; ends can be capped by GroES; misfolded proteins enter the barrel where they are refolded when GroES binds) has product MAKEIKFSEDARAAMLRGVDQLANTVKTTLGPKGRNVVLDKSYGSPEITNDGVTIAKSIDLEDHYENMGAKLVAEVASKTNDIAGDGTTTATVLAQSIIREGMKNVTAGANPVGIRTGIEKATKAAVDELHKISHKVNGKKEIAQVASVSSSNTEVGSLIADAMEKVGHDGVITIEESKGIDTELSVVEGMQFDRGYLSQYMVTDNDKMEADLDDPYILITDKKISNIQDILPLLQEIVQQGKALLIIADDVAGEALPTLVLNKIRGTFNVVAVKAPGFGDRRKAQLEDIATLTGGTVISSDLGLDLKDTKLEQLGRAGKVTVTKDNTTIVDGAGSKDAIAERVNIIKKQIDDTTSDFDREKLQERLAKLAGGVAVVKVGAATETELKERKYRIEDALNATRAAVEEGYVAGGGTALVDVLPAVAALKEEGDVQTGINIVLRALEEPVRQIAENAGKEGSVIVEQLKKEKQGVGYNAATDEWEDMAKSGIIDPTKVTRSALQNAASVAALMLTTEAVVADKPDPNANNNAAAGANPAAGMGGMM; this is encoded by the coding sequence ATGGCAAAAGAAATTAAATTCTCTGAAGACGCACGTGCTGCAATGCTGCGCGGCGTTGATCAGTTGGCAAACACAGTTAAGACAACCTTAGGACCAAAAGGCCGCAACGTTGTTTTGGACAAGAGCTATGGCTCACCGGAAATTACCAATGACGGTGTCACAATTGCGAAGTCCATTGACTTGGAAGATCACTACGAAAACATGGGCGCCAAGTTGGTTGCCGAAGTTGCTTCCAAGACAAATGACATTGCTGGTGATGGTACCACAACCGCAACGGTTTTGGCACAAAGTATTATCCGCGAAGGCATGAAGAACGTTACAGCCGGTGCTAATCCTGTTGGCATTCGCACAGGGATTGAAAAAGCAACTAAGGCTGCCGTTGACGAATTGCACAAGATTAGCCACAAAGTTAATGGTAAGAAAGAAATCGCGCAGGTTGCGTCCGTTTCTTCCTCAAATACAGAAGTTGGTAGTCTGATTGCCGACGCCATGGAAAAAGTTGGCCACGATGGTGTGATTACCATTGAAGAAAGCAAAGGGATTGACACTGAACTCTCTGTTGTTGAAGGGATGCAGTTTGATCGCGGCTATCTGAGCCAGTACATGGTCACTGATAATGATAAGATGGAAGCTGACCTTGACGATCCTTATATCTTGATCACCGACAAAAAGATTTCCAATATTCAGGACATTTTGCCGCTGTTACAAGAAATCGTTCAACAAGGTAAGGCACTGTTGATCATTGCTGACGACGTTGCTGGTGAAGCATTGCCAACCTTAGTTCTGAACAAGATTCGTGGTACCTTCAATGTTGTTGCGGTTAAGGCCCCTGGCTTTGGTGATCGGCGTAAGGCTCAACTTGAAGATATCGCTACCTTGACTGGTGGTACCGTGATCAGTTCTGACCTTGGCTTGGATCTTAAAGACACCAAGCTTGAACAATTGGGTCGTGCCGGCAAGGTAACGGTTACCAAGGACAACACCACGATTGTTGATGGCGCTGGCTCTAAGGATGCCATTGCTGAACGGGTTAATATCATCAAGAAGCAAATTGATGACACGACCAGTGACTTCGACCGTGAAAAGTTGCAAGAGCGTTTGGCTAAGTTAGCTGGCGGTGTTGCGGTTGTCAAGGTTGGTGCCGCTACTGAAACTGAATTGAAGGAACGCAAGTATCGGATCGAAGATGCTTTGAATGCGACCCGTGCCGCGGTTGAAGAAGGTTACGTTGCTGGCGGCGGTACAGCTCTGGTAGATGTTTTGCCTGCAGTTGCTGCTTTGAAAGAAGAAGGCGACGTTCAAACCGGGATCAACATCGTGCTACGTGCGCTTGAGGAACCTGTTCGCCAGATTGCTGAGAACGCCGGCAAAGAAGGTTCTGTCATCGTTGAACAGCTGAAGAAGGAAAAGCAAGGCGTTGGTTACAATGCCGCTACTGATGAATGGGAAGATATGGCTAAGTCAGGTATTATTGACCCAACCAAAGTGACCCGTTCTGCATTGCAAAACGCCGCTTCCGTTGCTGCTTTGATGCTGACGACTGAAGCCGTTGTTGCTGACAAGCCAGATCCAAATGCAAATAATAATGCTGCCGCTGGTGCTAACCCAGCAGCAGGCATGGGCGGTATGATGTAA
- a CDS encoding APC family permease has translation MMHLKRLFIGRPLKSSEEGGQKLNIFKALAMLSSDALSSVAYGTEQIVLVLTTLSAAAIWYSLPIAAFVLVLLISLTLSYRQIIHAYPSGGGAYVVASENLGKNAGLTAGASLLIDYMLTVSVSVSAGAEAITSAIPALYGKQVIISLIIIFILMSMNLRGMSESANFLMVPVYLFVVVMTGMIIWGLYQVATGAIPYKATSFVGAAIPGVSMALIFRAFSSGSSSLTGVEAISNAVPFFKMPKEKNAAKTLAIMAAILGFFFAGITFLNYWYGIVPVAKVTVLSQVAKETFGGAGIMYYVVQFATALILAVAANTGFSAFPVLAFNLAKDKFMPHMYLDRGDRLGYSNGILTLALGAAALITIFQGSTERLIPLYAVGVFIPFTLSQSGMIIHWFRHRGKGWIGKTIANFSGALISFAILVILFAYRLLDIWPFFIVMPLAIFMFYKIRDHYDKVAEQLRLPVEVAQHDYDGSTVIVLVGNVTRVTRAALNYAQSIGDYVIAMHVSMDENPNKEKETQSEFRADFPEVRFVDIHSSYRSIEAPTIRFVDIVARNAAKRNFTTTVLIPQFVPRKKWQNILHNQTNFRLRAAFASRENVIIATYSYHLKK, from the coding sequence ATGATGCATTTAAAGCGCCTGTTTATTGGGCGACCACTGAAATCTTCTGAGGAAGGCGGTCAAAAGCTTAACATTTTCAAGGCACTGGCGATGTTATCGTCAGATGCGCTTTCAAGTGTGGCTTACGGGACTGAACAAATTGTCTTAGTTCTGACGACATTGTCAGCGGCTGCGATTTGGTACTCATTGCCGATCGCTGCCTTTGTTTTAGTGCTCTTGATTTCATTGACACTATCCTATCGCCAGATTATTCACGCCTATCCTAGTGGCGGCGGCGCGTATGTTGTCGCTAGCGAAAATCTAGGTAAAAATGCCGGCCTAACCGCAGGCGCTTCATTACTGATTGATTATATGCTAACGGTTTCAGTCTCAGTTTCCGCGGGTGCTGAAGCGATTACCAGTGCAATTCCTGCGCTTTATGGCAAGCAGGTGATCATTTCACTGATCATCATTTTCATCCTGATGAGCATGAATTTACGTGGCATGAGTGAATCGGCCAATTTTTTGATGGTCCCGGTTTACTTATTCGTTGTCGTCATGACGGGCATGATCATCTGGGGACTTTACCAAGTGGCAACAGGCGCTATTCCGTACAAGGCAACTTCCTTTGTCGGTGCAGCGATTCCGGGAGTCTCGATGGCCTTGATCTTCCGGGCATTTTCCAGTGGGTCCAGTTCACTGACTGGGGTTGAAGCAATTAGTAATGCGGTGCCGTTTTTTAAAATGCCTAAAGAAAAGAATGCGGCTAAAACGTTGGCCATCATGGCTGCCATCCTTGGCTTCTTCTTTGCTGGTATTACATTTTTGAACTATTGGTACGGTATTGTGCCGGTGGCCAAAGTGACGGTGCTTTCGCAAGTGGCCAAAGAAACCTTTGGCGGAGCAGGTATCATGTACTACGTTGTTCAATTTGCGACCGCCTTGATCTTGGCTGTGGCAGCCAATACCGGATTTTCAGCTTTTCCAGTTTTGGCTTTTAATTTGGCCAAAGATAAGTTTATGCCGCATATGTATCTGGATCGTGGCGATCGCTTGGGTTACTCTAACGGGATTTTGACACTGGCGTTAGGAGCCGCGGCGCTGATTACGATTTTCCAAGGATCAACTGAACGGCTGATTCCGTTGTACGCGGTTGGTGTGTTCATTCCATTTACCTTGTCGCAAAGTGGGATGATTATCCATTGGTTCCGTCATCGCGGAAAAGGTTGGATTGGCAAAACGATTGCTAACTTCTCTGGCGCGTTGATTTCCTTTGCAATTCTCGTCATCCTGTTTGCTTACCGATTGCTTGATATCTGGCCATTCTTTATTGTGATGCCACTCGCCATTTTCATGTTTTATAAAATTCGCGATCATTATGACAAAGTTGCTGAGCAATTACGCTTGCCGGTCGAAGTGGCACAACATGATTACGATGGCAGCACCGTCATTGTTTTGGTCGGTAATGTCACTCGGGTTACGCGCGCGGCCTTAAATTATGCTCAGTCAATTGGCGACTATGTCATTGCTATGCACGTTTCGATGGACGAGAATCCCAATAAGGAAAAAGAAACCCAAAGCGAATTCCGCGCGGATTTTCCAGAGGTGCGATTTGTTGATATCCACTCATCATACCGTTCCATCGAAGCCCCAACTATTCGCTTCGTTGACATCGTCGCGCGCAACGCCGCCAAACGGAACTTTACAACCACGGTACTCATTCCGCAGTTCGTACCACGTAAAAAATGGCAGAATATTCTTCACAACCAAACCAACTTCCGCCTGCGCGCCGCCTTTGCAAGTCGCGAGAATGTCATCATTGCCACTTACAGTTATCATTTGAAGAAGTAG